One Agrococcus jenensis genomic region harbors:
- a CDS encoding metal ABC transporter permease: MMPQLDFFALAMLEVVLAGALAGIVGVLVVLRERAFFTMSLTHATFPGAVAAAMLGGSVPIGAAVAAVALIAVAVGIGRIRSQGPAVASGVMLTAGFALGALLQSLAPLAIDVESFLVGQVLAVTGADVGLTAVLLVAAAAVWALAGRHLVFSSADEAGYRRAGMRPWIPETVSLALIAGTVVAIMPVVGAILGVALIVAPAAAARLVVRDWRWMLVLAPAIGITSGVVGLLASRWLDLAAGGAIALVAALLYGAAWLVGSARDRARPTAVRATIEARTP; the protein is encoded by the coding sequence ATGATGCCGCAGCTCGACTTCTTCGCCCTCGCGATGCTCGAGGTGGTGCTCGCCGGAGCCCTCGCCGGGATCGTCGGCGTGCTCGTCGTGCTGCGCGAGCGCGCGTTCTTCACGATGTCGCTCACCCACGCGACCTTCCCAGGGGCCGTCGCGGCGGCGATGCTCGGCGGCTCGGTGCCGATCGGCGCCGCGGTCGCCGCGGTCGCGCTCATCGCCGTCGCCGTCGGCATCGGGCGCATCCGGTCCCAGGGCCCTGCCGTCGCCTCCGGTGTCATGCTCACCGCCGGCTTCGCCCTCGGCGCGCTGCTGCAGTCGCTCGCGCCCCTCGCGATCGACGTCGAGTCGTTCCTGGTCGGCCAGGTGCTGGCGGTGACCGGCGCCGATGTCGGCCTGACGGCCGTGCTGCTCGTCGCCGCGGCGGCCGTGTGGGCGCTCGCCGGGCGGCACCTCGTCTTCTCGAGCGCCGACGAGGCCGGCTACCGGCGGGCGGGCATGCGCCCGTGGATCCCGGAGACGGTCTCGCTCGCGCTGATCGCCGGCACGGTCGTGGCGATCATGCCGGTCGTGGGCGCCATCCTCGGGGTCGCGCTCATCGTCGCGCCCGCCGCCGCAGCGCGCCTCGTGGTGCGCGACTGGCGGTGGATGCTCGTGCTCGCGCCCGCCATCGGCATCACCTCCGGGGTGGTCGGCCTGCTGGCGTCGCGCTGGCTCGATCTCGCGGCCGGCGGCGCGATCGCGCTGGTCGCGGCGCTCCTCTACGGCGCCGCGTGGCTCGTGGGCAGCGCGCGCGACCGGGCGCGCCCCACCGCGGTCCGTGCGACCATCGAGGCGAGGACACCATGA
- a CDS encoding metal ABC transporter ATP-binding protein — translation MSTSTGAVVEIADAAFGYGAAPVLTDVSFEVLPGEAVALIGPNGAGKSTLLAGLLGLAEHDARVFRVPTGRGEIGSLPQSSEIDPAFPVTLEQVVSMGRTPRLGLRWPGGADRRIVADALEAVGLSAQRRTRFGDLSGGQRQRGLLARALASEPRLLLLDEPFNGLDQGSREALLETVRALKARGVALVITTHDLELARAVCDRTLLVNQRQIAFDETGCVLTLERVEAAFASHVMEIDGHTLATTEHHEAEHTERHQHLLQAEDGLDRRDAR, via the coding sequence ATGAGCACGAGCACCGGCGCGGTCGTCGAGATCGCGGACGCCGCGTTCGGCTACGGCGCCGCGCCGGTGCTCACCGACGTCAGCTTCGAGGTGCTGCCCGGCGAGGCAGTCGCGCTCATCGGGCCGAACGGCGCCGGCAAGTCGACGCTGCTCGCCGGTCTCCTCGGGCTCGCCGAGCACGACGCGCGCGTCTTCCGCGTGCCGACGGGCCGTGGCGAGATCGGCTCGCTGCCGCAGTCGAGCGAGATCGACCCGGCCTTCCCGGTGACGCTCGAGCAGGTCGTCTCGATGGGCCGGACGCCGCGCCTCGGGCTGCGCTGGCCCGGCGGCGCCGACCGGCGCATCGTCGCCGACGCGCTCGAGGCCGTCGGCCTGAGCGCCCAGCGCCGCACGCGGTTCGGCGACCTCTCCGGCGGGCAGCGCCAGCGCGGCCTCCTCGCCCGAGCGCTCGCGAGCGAGCCGCGCCTGCTGCTGCTCGACGAGCCGTTCAACGGCCTCGACCAGGGCTCGCGCGAGGCGCTGCTCGAGACCGTCCGCGCGCTGAAGGCGCGCGGCGTCGCACTCGTCATCACCACCCACGACCTCGAGCTCGCGCGCGCCGTGTGCGACCGCACGCTGCTCGTCAACCAGCGGCAGATCGCGTTCGACGAGACCGGATGCGTGCTGACGCTCGAGCGGGTCGAGGCCGCGTTCGCGTCGCACGTCATGGAGATCGACGGGCACACGCTCGCCACCACCGAGCACCACGAGGCGGAGCACACCGAGCGCCACCAGCACCTGCTGCAGGCCGAGGACGGGCTCGACCGCCGCGACGCCCGATGA
- the nadE gene encoding ammonia-dependent NAD(+) synthetase, translated as MERTTGTPQSAIIAALEAQPSIDPAPELERRIGFLVDYLAATGAKGFVLGISGGQDSTLAGRIAQLAVERRRAAGEDASFVAVRLPYGVQHDEEDAQLALDFIKADREVVVDVKPGVDELEREVEAAIGEVVDYHKGNVKARARMVVQYAIAGQLGMLVLGTDHAAEAVTGFFTKYGDGGADVLPLSGLTKSQGKELLRELGAPDRLWQKEPTADLLDGKPGQADEHELGVSYEQIDAFLRGEDVDDDVAAEIVTKYDRTEHKRRMPVAPSDDWWRPQAAE; from the coding sequence ATGGAGCGCACCACCGGCACACCGCAGTCCGCCATCATCGCCGCACTCGAGGCCCAGCCCTCGATCGACCCGGCGCCCGAGCTCGAGCGACGCATCGGCTTCCTCGTCGACTACCTCGCCGCCACGGGCGCGAAGGGGTTCGTGCTCGGCATCTCCGGCGGTCAGGACTCGACGCTCGCCGGACGCATCGCGCAGCTCGCGGTCGAGCGACGGCGCGCGGCGGGCGAGGATGCCTCGTTCGTGGCGGTGCGCCTGCCCTACGGCGTGCAGCACGACGAGGAGGACGCGCAGCTCGCGCTCGACTTCATCAAGGCCGACCGCGAGGTCGTCGTCGACGTGAAGCCCGGCGTCGACGAGCTCGAGCGCGAGGTCGAGGCCGCGATCGGCGAGGTCGTGGACTACCACAAGGGTAACGTCAAGGCGCGGGCGCGGATGGTCGTGCAGTACGCGATCGCGGGGCAGCTCGGCATGCTCGTGCTCGGCACGGACCACGCCGCCGAGGCGGTGACCGGCTTCTTCACGAAGTACGGCGACGGCGGCGCCGACGTGCTGCCGCTCTCGGGGCTGACGAAGAGCCAGGGCAAGGAGCTGCTGCGGGAGCTCGGGGCGCCGGACCGGCTGTGGCAGAAGGAGCCGACCGCCGACCTGCTCGACGGCAAGCCCGGGCAGGCCGACGAGCACGAGCTCGGGGTCAGCTACGAGCAGATCGACGCCTTCCTGCGCGGCGAGGACGTGGACGACGACGTCGCCGCCGAGATCGTCACGAAGTACGACCGCACCGAGCACAAGCGGCGGATGCCGGTGGCGCCGAGCGACGACTGGTGGCGTCCGCAGGCGGCGGAGTAG
- a CDS encoding Fur family transcriptional regulator, with amino-acid sequence MSDAEITTAGPSADAPRRTTKQREAVREALGASDEFVSAQALHQSMRQSGSTVGLATVYRALAALAEDGEADALQSGGEALYRACTRTHHHHLICRRCGRTVELEAAAVERWAGQVAAAHGFVEPEHVVDIFGLCAVCAAAR; translated from the coding sequence ATGAGCGACGCAGAGATCACGACCGCAGGCCCCAGCGCCGACGCCCCGCGGCGCACCACGAAGCAGCGAGAAGCCGTGCGGGAGGCGCTGGGCGCGAGCGACGAGTTCGTCTCGGCGCAGGCGCTCCACCAGTCGATGCGGCAGTCCGGCTCGACGGTCGGCCTCGCGACCGTCTACCGCGCGCTCGCGGCGCTCGCCGAGGACGGCGAGGCGGATGCGCTGCAGTCAGGCGGCGAGGCCCTCTACCGGGCCTGCACGCGCACGCACCACCACCACCTCATCTGCCGCCGCTGCGGCCGCACGGTCGAGCTCGAGGCGGCCGCCGTCGAGCGTTGGGCCGGGCAGGTCGCTGCCGCGCACGGCTTCGTCGAGCCCGAGCACGTCGTCGACATCTTCGGCCTCTGCGCCGTCTGCGCGGCGGCGCGCTAG
- the rpmB gene encoding 50S ribosomal protein L28: MAAVCQVTGAVPGFGHNISHSHRRTKRRFDPNVQRKTYFVPSLKRNVTLNVSAKGMKVIDARGIEAVVRDMQARGVKL, encoded by the coding sequence ATGGCAGCCGTATGCCAGGTGACCGGAGCCGTTCCCGGCTTCGGACACAACATCTCGCACTCGCACCGGCGCACGAAGCGACGCTTCGACCCGAACGTGCAGCGCAAGACGTACTTCGTCCCGTCGCTCAAGCGCAACGTGACGCTCAACGTCTCGGCCAAGGGCATGAAGGTCATCGATGCCCGTGGCATCGAGGCCGTCGTCCGTGACATGCAGGCTCGGGGGGTGAAGCTCTGA
- a CDS encoding metal ABC transporter permease: MTAPAIAALLDPFTPFAVPFMARPLLLLLALAVAAGTVGVLVHLRRLEFSADGLTHAVFPGLAIGAVLGGAAGLLPGAIGAALVAAVVLALIARRGQPRDTAVAIVLTSFFSLGVVLVSATEGIAGSLSDFFFGRLLTITWGDLWIALALIAVGVALVAATARAQLFAAFDAAGARRAGLPVLALEMIGTVAVALVVVAASASVGTLLALAVVIVPAAAARAVTGSLRAAIVVAILFGAVTGWLGLWLVVQLAELGLDAAPGATVALTMIAGYLLALAAGAVRGRGRRRAPLAVAGTR, from the coding sequence ATGACGGCGCCGGCGATCGCGGCGCTGCTCGACCCGTTCACGCCGTTCGCCGTGCCGTTCATGGCGCGGCCGCTGCTGCTGCTGCTCGCGCTCGCGGTCGCCGCCGGCACCGTCGGCGTGCTTGTGCACCTGCGGCGGCTCGAGTTCTCGGCCGACGGGCTCACGCACGCGGTCTTCCCGGGCCTCGCGATCGGCGCGGTGCTCGGCGGCGCTGCCGGCCTGCTCCCGGGGGCCATCGGTGCGGCGCTCGTCGCCGCCGTGGTGCTCGCGCTCATCGCGCGCCGCGGGCAGCCCCGCGACACGGCGGTGGCGATCGTGCTGACGAGCTTCTTCTCGCTCGGCGTCGTCCTCGTCTCGGCGACCGAGGGCATCGCCGGCAGCCTCTCCGACTTCTTCTTCGGACGCCTGCTCACGATCACGTGGGGCGACCTCTGGATCGCGCTCGCGCTCATCGCGGTCGGCGTCGCGCTCGTCGCGGCGACCGCCCGGGCGCAGCTGTTCGCGGCCTTCGACGCGGCCGGCGCCCGCCGCGCGGGGCTGCCCGTGCTCGCGCTCGAGATGATCGGCACGGTCGCGGTCGCGCTCGTCGTGGTCGCCGCATCCGCGTCGGTCGGCACGCTGCTCGCGCTCGCCGTCGTGATCGTGCCTGCCGCAGCAGCACGAGCGGTCACCGGCTCGCTGCGGGCCGCGATCGTGGTCGCCATCCTGTTCGGCGCCGTCACCGGCTGGCTGGGGCTGTGGCTCGTGGTGCAGCTCGCCGAGCTCGGCCTCGACGCCGCCCCGGGCGCGACCGTCGCGCTGACGATGATCGCGGGCTACCTGCTCGCGCTCGCCGCGGGCGCCGTGCGCGGTCGCGGCCGTCGGCGGGCCCCGCTCGCCGTCGCAGGGACGCGATGA
- the rpsN gene encoding 30S ribosomal protein S14: MAKKSMIAKNEQRKIIVARYADKRAALKKALVDPKSTDEEREAARLGLQKLPRNASPVRVRKRDAIDGRPRGHVGAFGISRVRFRDMAHRGELPGVTKSSW; this comes from the coding sequence ATGGCCAAGAAGAGCATGATCGCCAAGAACGAGCAGCGGAAGATCATCGTCGCCCGCTACGCCGACAAGCGCGCTGCCCTCAAGAAGGCGCTCGTCGACCCCAAGAGCACCGACGAGGAGCGCGAGGCCGCTCGTCTCGGGCTGCAGAAGCTGCCCCGCAACGCCTCGCCGGTCCGCGTGCGCAAGCGCGACGCGATCGACGGCCGCCCCCGCGGCCACGTCGGTGCGTTCGGCATCTCTCGTGTGCGCTTCCGCGACATGGCGCACCGTGGCGAGCTGCCCGGCGTGACCAAGTCGAGCTGGTAA
- the rpmG gene encoding 50S ribosomal protein L33 — translation MAKKSQDVRPIIKLRSTAGTGYTYVTKKNRRNNPDRLVLKKYDPIVRQHVEFREER, via the coding sequence ATGGCGAAGAAGTCCCAGGACGTCCGTCCGATCATCAAGCTCCGCTCGACGGCCGGCACCGGCTACACCTACGTGACGAAGAAGAACCGTCGCAACAACCCCGACCGACTTGTGCTGAAGAAGTACGACCCCATCGTGCGTCAGCACGTCGAGTTCCGAGAGGAGCGATAA
- a CDS encoding metal ABC transporter substrate-binding protein yields MRNLPAVGAIGAMAMALTGCAGSAAGQGTTDDGLEIVATTTQLADITREVVGDAATVTSLLEPGSSAHAFDPGPAALSALASADLLVISGAGLETWLDSTVEASGFAGTIVDTSEGIELLAAEDDPHEGHDHAEEAHEGETAEEHADHEDAGHEGETAEEHAEHAEEEGHEGHDHGEFDPHVWTDPANAIVQAEAVRDAVIAADPEADIAASADAYLAELDELETWMRASIEQVPVEDRLVVTTHDTVGYLERAFDVQVVGTVLPSLDDSADASAAHIDELVAEIRATGAPVVFSENAIDPQLAATIAREAGVELRQGEDALAADALGAEGSPTGTYIGSQIHNTTALVTGWGAEPLPVPGSLS; encoded by the coding sequence ATGCGGAACCTCCCTGCTGTCGGCGCGATCGGCGCGATGGCGATGGCACTCACCGGATGCGCGGGCAGCGCGGCGGGCCAGGGCACGACCGACGACGGCCTCGAGATCGTCGCCACGACGACGCAGCTCGCCGACATCACGCGCGAGGTCGTCGGCGATGCCGCGACGGTGACGAGCCTGCTCGAGCCCGGCAGCTCCGCCCATGCGTTCGATCCCGGCCCCGCCGCGCTGTCGGCGCTCGCGAGCGCCGACCTGCTGGTCATCAGCGGCGCGGGCCTCGAGACCTGGCTCGACAGCACCGTCGAGGCGTCGGGCTTCGCCGGCACGATCGTCGACACCTCCGAGGGGATCGAGCTGCTCGCCGCCGAGGACGACCCGCACGAGGGCCACGACCACGCCGAGGAGGCGCACGAGGGCGAGACGGCGGAGGAGCACGCCGACCACGAGGACGCGGGCCACGAGGGGGAGACGGCGGAGGAGCACGCCGAGCACGCCGAGGAGGAGGGCCACGAGGGCCACGACCACGGCGAGTTCGACCCGCACGTCTGGACCGACCCGGCCAACGCGATCGTGCAGGCCGAGGCCGTGCGCGACGCCGTGATCGCGGCCGACCCGGAGGCCGACATCGCCGCCTCCGCCGATGCCTACCTCGCAGAGCTCGACGAGCTCGAGACCTGGATGCGCGCGTCGATCGAGCAGGTGCCGGTCGAGGATCGCCTCGTCGTCACGACGCACGACACCGTCGGCTACCTCGAGCGAGCGTTCGACGTGCAGGTGGTCGGCACGGTGCTGCCGAGCCTCGACGACAGCGCCGACGCGAGCGCGGCGCACATCGACGAGCTCGTCGCCGAGATCCGCGCGACCGGAGCGCCCGTGGTCTTCAGCGAGAACGCGATCGACCCGCAGCTCGCCGCGACGATCGCGCGCGAGGCCGGCGTCGAGCTGCGGCAGGGCGAGGACGCGCTCGCTGCCGACGCGCTGGGTGCAGAGGGGTCGCCGACCGGCACCTACATCGGCTCGCAGATCCACAACACGACGGCGCTCGTCACCGGATGGGGCGCCGAGCCGCTGCCGGTGCCAGGATCGCTGTCATGA